The Serinus canaria isolate serCan28SL12 chromosome 2, serCan2020, whole genome shotgun sequence genomic interval aatctccatgcAAATTCCGAAGTGTTACACTGTGGTGTTGGGCCACCTGCAATCCAGCACCAGCTGGACCAGCTGTCAGTGAGTCTGCCCCTGGATGGTTTGGGAGTacagaaacatcagaaaataCAATAAGGTTTCAATGCTGTCAAAGATTCACTAATTCATAATGAGAAGGATCTTGAGCATCTTGCTTTCtctaaaaggaagaaatgtttttcaagcCTGTCTTTGAGGATCTCATGTTACATTGCAAAAACTGACACAGGACTAGAGCAAGGAATTTCCATTCAAGCCCTACATCCAGCAGATGCCTATTTCCAATGCTATAAATGGGGAAAGGACACAGTGTGATAGGTCTTGGCTGGACAAGCTTGTCTCTCCTCTTGAACAtgttcagaaaattaaatgtgacAACATCAAGTTTATCTCAATACCCCTCTCTTGCCCAGGAGAAATGAGTTATCTACAGTTTTACAGCCTTCTCTTACAATGACTAACCAATTTAATATTGGTATTTTATCATGTCCCTCAGATGAAAATCTGTTTCTGGCTCTGCAAATTTTTTGCATTAGCAAAAGCACACTAGCAAGaagtgcctgcagcagaggcatTTCTACAAAGAGTTTTTCTGTCCCATCTTTTCAACATAACATTACATTGTTCTTCCAAAACTTGGGAACATTTTGAACCATATTTTGTTCAACTGTCAAACAAAACTGTTCCCAAGGGCTCTTGGCTACTGCAATTTCACCATAACTAAGTGCTATGAAAAGTGAACTTGTGCTCTCTTTTCGTGTCTGAGTATTTGAATTCAAGCCCAAACCTTTCACCTTGCAGCACAATACACCAGCAGTGAAGGCACAGCCCATGGCAACATGTTTCTGCACACATCCATGACAAGCTTGAAAAGCAGGGGACTCTTTTGCCCCTCATACTTTACTTCCCGTGAACAAAACATGACAACAGCTAAGGCAATTATTCCTTATGAACAGGTtatttgaaggggaaaaaaaacaccaaaagaaaccaaactcaTAGCTATTAAATTGCTTAAGGCCCCAAGCTTTAATTTACTAAATCTAACAGCACTACTTGTGTGCTTTTAGAGGGTTCACTGATGTACCTATGCATCCTAGACTGTTTTTTCTTAGTCTTGGTAGCCAGTTTTACTATTATTTTAGGAATGTGACTGACATCCattgtttcttctctttgaaTTGCAGCAATAACTGTGAGAAAGATGCTGTGATCGTCTCAGTGATCAATGGCTTCACATCCATCTACGCTGCCACTGTCATATACTCCATCATTGGATTCAGAGCCACAGCAAGATATGATGACTGCTTTGACAAGTGAGttattggggggaaaaaacctcacagaACATGCAGGTGTTGTTTGGCTGAGGCAGCTCTGTTAGCCTGCTGACAATGGATTTATCATTTATGAATAATTGCAGCTCTTGACTCACATGGCATCAGAACCACTCATTACTCATAAAAATATGGAATCTTGTGGAACAAATTCCATAGAAAATGATAATTGTTTAAGTCACCTTATTTCCTAcgtaaatatattttacattattcTCCATGCTGACATAGGGCATGAATGTAAtattccctgtccctgtgctagCTCCGTGGTTAGGTTTCCTCCTGGAGAGCTCAAAAGCTCTTATCAGAGGTGCCTCATTTTACCTGGGCAGTCAGACTCTGTGTTTTCCAGTCTAGTTCCTCCACATTCAGCTGTGAAACTGCGTGATTCACAGCTGCAGACAACTTTGACATTCCCATAAGCCACCCAGTCTGGGGGCTGGTGTTTAGTCAGCAATGCTAAGACAAGCACCTAAATCCTGCATGGATTTCTAGAGTGGCCATCCATGTAGAGTCATCTATGCCACGAAAGACAGTGTTATATTCAccttggaagaaagaaaatctcgCATGCACATCTGCTGGGCTTCCCAATGCAAATACGATCTTGGTATTGTACTCTTAATAACTTGTTTGATGATGTTAACGAATCCTGATGCTtacaaattaataatttcaaattccttacatttcactttttcagaaatattcttaCTCTGATGAATGCATTCGATTTGCCAGAAGGTAATGTAACCCAAGATAACTTTGAacaaatgcagcagctctgcaacatGACTGATCCAGCAACTTTTGCAACCCTCAAGTTTGAAACCTGTGACCTGGAAACTTTCCTGAATGATGTAAGTTTAACACTCTCAACATATTGGTACCTTAAATACGTTAGGAATGCATAGCAACTATTTAATTGCCAAGTCTAGTGACTACCCATGCAAATTTAAGTGCCGTGTGATGTTATTAATCCTAACTCTTCCCCAGGGAGCTGAAGGAACTGGTCTAGCCTTTATTGTCTTCACTGAAGCAATCACCAAAATGCCCGTCTCGCCTTTGTGGTCCATCCTCTTCTTCATCATGCTCTTCTGCTTGGGTTTGTCATCTATGTTTGGAAATATGGAAGGTGTGCTTGTACCTTTACAAGATCTCAAGATTATACCCTCCAGAGTGCCTAAGGAACTTATAACTGGTAAGTGCATTTTTAGAGAAAAGTgacctccccaccctcccccgAGAGCAGCTTGCATGCTGAAAAAGCAGCCCACCCCACTTCTACCTTCTGATCTGGAATGGTATAAAGTTCCCAGATAACCTACTGAAGATTTTCTCATGTTCTCCAATGGGGCAGCTCGTGTGTGGTTCCTTCTGAgcctgcaggaggcagctgtTAACCCTTAGGCTGGCTAAGGTCTAACCCTTGTCCCATCAGCCTGCTCCTCCATTGGGAAGCTAGAGGACCTGAGTCCTTCACCCCGGCAGGATTTCTCTCAGAGCAACATTATCCCATCATGGGGAAGAGGAcctgttttctctcctcagcttttccctttttgtttgaCACATCTGCCACCTGTGTAATGTCAGGAGAGTTTTACCCAAACAGAAGCCAGCCTCCCCAGAGTGCCACTAAAAAATAAAGTGGTGGCCTTCAGGCTGCAAGAGTTACTTTTTAAGCTTTATAGCTACTGgggaaatacttttcttttccattttgctttcgCTTTCTTTGCCTAAGTgtgctgttgttttttgttttttcccacaGGTCTCGTTTGTTTGGTGTGCTATTTGATAGCTTTCATTTTTGTGCTGAAATCTGGTAATTACTGGCTGAGTCTATTTGATGGTTATGCTGGCTCTATTCCCCTGCTGATAATTGCATTTTGTGAGATGTTTTCAGTCGTCTACATTTATGGAATAGACAGGTATGAAATACAGCTTAACCATTACTCGATATCAATGGATAACGTGATTGTTGTTGTACAGCAATCAGGTTGCTGCATCTCTGTGCACAAAATTTCTGTTATGGAAATCAATGGAATTATGCAGCTATAATTTAGGGTTGCTTATATGTTTCAGGTTTTTCAAAGAGTTCtcagtgaaaagaaataatgcTTGTATAAGTATTTGTATGTGAACACTTTCCACTTTATTAATAcattataataaaaaatgctCCTTAACAACTAGTTCAAATAAAGATATACCTAAGATATTGCAAGAGAATACTAGAAATCAACAAGAGCCCTAGAGTGCATTAATatgaatgcaaataatttctttataaagTAGGCATCAGAATGTAGATATTTGCAACAGTTACATAAGAGCCACTATAGATCATTTGCCTTTTAAATATGGTGACATTTATAATAACTCCTCTTCAGGATAATTGCATTAAACATTTAATTAGCAGCAGCAAAGTACAGGCACACTGGCACCGAGGGGAAAGTTTAACACAGAGTTATATCCCAGGAGTGTTTACAGGGAGTGCTAAATGATACTCTCCAACACAGGGATCTCCAGGCAGGCTGCAGATCTTAGTTTACAGCAGCTTGCAAATCCAGGCTACTGAGATACCTTCTTAGCTAATAAATCCAGGACTTTATCAGTTGCAGCAGTGAGTAATTGTCCTCTCAACTTTCTACAGATGTAATAAATCAAGTTTCAACATCTTCATGTTTgtaataaatacagaaatgtgaaaaaaagtaCAGGGAATTCAATCACCCACAAGTTTTACTTGAACTTGTGCCAgattcagctgctgctcctggcagtgggGTGAATGCCCTTGTGACCcattttcccatatttttgtGCTACTCGAGGAAGCATGAATCAGGTTAGGTAAATTAGATGGTGTACCCTTGAGAAAGATGGCTTATTTTGATTTGTTTAATTAAGGACAGAAAAGGCTATGTTGAtcacttttccttccctttaaaATCTCAGAACTCCTTACAAAATACATTGTAATAATTCCCAGGACACAAGCATGGGTTGAGTCCATAAAGTGGGGgcaaggtgtgtgtgtgtgtttgtttcagAAAAGAGCCTCATACCAAACTTTAATGTTCCTGGCCAGTATGCACCACTCTTTAGCCCTCTTTGAGAGCAGAGCTTTTCAGGACTGCCCAAAAGTGGTGTTATCTGCTCCAGATGGGTTTCTGTGACCTTTCTCTGAGAAAGGGTTATTGGTAGAAAGATGGCTGTGTTTCTTGAAGGAGAACACGTGTGTTATCCATGACACACCTGAACGTATGCTGCAGTCAGGACATGGGGCTCCGTATCCTTTCAAGACACCTCGATCTCAGCAGTTAGGgatgaaaagacaaaataaatttccataGTAATTGAGACTCCAGTGGATTCAGTGTGTTGTTCATAGTTGAAGGACCAACTGAATAGTCCCCTCAGGGTTATTCCCACAGGATATGCTATGCAGGAAATCCAGACAAAAGGACTAAAGAAGAAACCTCAGACTTCCAAACTGTTTTTTAAGAAGTGTGTGCACAAGGTGTTGCATTATATGTAGAAGCCATAAATTGCTCCAGGACTGATGCAGACATTGCCACTCTCAATGCAGGGcttgtttcttcttttagaaatatttttgcccCACTGACCACTGCATGTTCCATGAATAATCCAAATAACACAATTTAGATGTTTTTAATAACGtgtaaagttaaaaaaatgtttcattattGAGCTTGAGAAAACTGGTAGATATCCAAATTAAGCAAATATTGTATTATAATCTAattattaaattacttttatttgcttttgttctttttaaatattgtatCAGTCCCTTTAATTTATGCAGGACTGAGATACTTATCAAAAAATTGTGAAGCAGTACTGCAATATGTTCTGGGCAAAATCCATCTGCACGGACTCTTTTCTGTTGAAGCTATTTCACATATGCCTCATAGACATTCTCAAGATAGTACAtctccaaaaataattttccagacTTGCAATGATCCGTGCCTTAATTTGAACTACTGAGGTCTGACTCCTGATCTTGTCAATTCTGATCTCAAACTGACATTAGCAAATTCCTGAGAACCACAGTTAGGGGTAGTTTGGATTTCCCTGTTTATAAACAGGCATTCTTTTATCACGGCCAGTTTTTAAGTCTGAACCTCCTGTTTTTTGTTTCTAGGTTTAACAAGGATATTGAGTTCATGACTGGACACAAGCCCAACATTTTCTGGCAGGTTACCTGGAGACTCATCAGTCCTCTCATTATGTTagttatctttttcttttattttgtggtGAAAGTCAACCAAGAACTGCTCTACAGTGTTTGGGACCCTAACTATGTAAGTGTGTAAGCCAATTATTTTATATcattattttaagtattttatatatttataattttatataattactTTAAGTATTCTTCTTTAATGTAACAGTCATAGTCAGTTATATTCATTTTCTATCTCAAACAGTTTTCTAGAAAACTTGCCACAAGATATGGAAATGGGActgcatttttcctcctcttttgcAACCTCACTTTCCCCTTATTAATGTTTCAGCCCTCCCTCACCCTTTGATTTCAGCCCTCCCACAAGAAGGCTGATTGGCCATAAGGCCCTGGTGGCCTGTCAGGCCCCCCATGCCCACATTCCTTTGTGCCAAGGAAGTGTTCCAGTCCCCCAGTCTCCCTTCCTGGCTCTAACTGCTTTCATGCCATTTCCTTTCcatcattttaaagcaaaaataagcaCAAAACAGCTGAGGCTGGAAACCCTTGAACTGGAAGCTGCTGTGGAATTGGCAAATTGTTGTGCCACTATGGCTGGCCACTGTTCTGATCATGTTTTTGATCTGTTGAATTACTGAATGTGTGCATGGTCCCAGGTATTTGTTCCTCATGACTTTCTATAACTTGGTTGTTTGCTCTTTCAGGAGGAGTTCCCCAAAACAGAGAAGGTTGAATATCCCCCCTGGGTGTATGCTATCATTGTAATCCTCGCTGGAGTGCCCAGTTTGACCATCCCTACCTTTGCCATCTACAAAGCCATCAGGAAccactgtcagaaaaaaaatgatcGTGCTGGCCTCATCGCTACATCTGAGACTTCCATTAATGGAAACTTGAAATATTCATCataaaccctttttttttcaagtgtggGAGGATGCCGTGTCAgtgagaaaagtaaaaaaatatattttttaagaaagaggAGTTAATTTTACTTTCATTGAAGGGTAACCATGTGTTTCCAGGTAAACATTTGCATAACAATGCAATGCACTGTGAAGAGTCGATGGGCTAGCTCCTGGAAGTAAAGAAAGTGACATTTGCAAGTGATTGCAGCACCAGGCCAAATAATTTGTCCTCTTTCTGGTTCTGAAGCCAGCTTGTTTGAAACAGGCTTCTATCCCCTCTGCTCGGGGATGCACTGTGCATGAAGTGACTCTTCCATGTGTAATCATTCTGGTTGGGTGGCCAATATGAAGGGCAACTTAATGCTGTCCTCTCTTGCacattaaattgtttttattttacatgcCACTGTGTTGCACAAAGCCACTAATATTATTTGTCTCATAGagaagtttaaatatttaataaaaacatttctaagtATGAGAATGACAACTTGATTAATTTAGAATTCtatgtattttataaattgCCTATAGCTTCCAAGTTCCTAGCAGAGAGTGCTGTTTTTGCTGATGACAGGAGAGGTAATCTTGCaatggggcagcagcagctcaggaaagaGCAAAATCTGCCTTCTGTGGCACCTATGAGCAAGGGGTGCACCACTTGCCTGGGGGATCCGTGCTGATGGGAGCAC includes:
- the LOC103825943 gene encoding sodium-dependent neutral amino acid transporter B(0)AT1: MVKLKLPNPGLEDRIPSHAELEVLEKEEADSRPKWDNKAQYMLTCVGFCVGLGNVWRFPYLCQSHGGGAFMIPFLILLVLEGIPLLHLEFAIGQRLRKGSVGVWSSIHPTLKGVGIASMFVSFLVGLYYNTIIAWVMWYFFNSFQEPLPWSSCPLNDNRTDYVEECAKSSPVDYFWYRETLNISTSIEDSGSIQWWMLLCLTCAWGVLYVCTIRGIETTGKAVYVTSTLPYVVLTIFLIRGLTLKGSTNGIVYLFTPNVSELANPVTWLDAGAQVFYSFSLAFGGLISFSSYNSVHNNCEKDAVIVSVINGFTSIYAATVIYSIIGFRATARYDDCFDKNILTLMNAFDLPEGNVTQDNFEQMQQLCNMTDPATFATLKFETCDLETFLNDGAEGTGLAFIVFTEAITKMPVSPLWSILFFIMLFCLGLSSMFGNMEGVLVPLQDLKIIPSRVPKELITGLVCLVCYLIAFIFVLKSGNYWLSLFDGYAGSIPLLIIAFCEMFSVVYIYGIDRFNKDIEFMTGHKPNIFWQVTWRLISPLIMLVIFFFYFVVKVNQELLYSVWDPNYEEFPKTEKVEYPPWVYAIIVILAGVPSLTIPTFAIYKAIRNHCQKKNDRAGLIATSETSINGNLKYSS